A region from the Bradyrhizobium erythrophlei genome encodes:
- a CDS encoding ABC transporter ATP-binding protein, translated as MSGDCILSVDRLAMRFGGIVAVNDLSFAAERRKITALIGPNGAGKTTVFNCITGFYKPSGGTMRLTHDDGRNIQLERLNDFRISKHAKVARTFQNIRLFPGMTALENLMVAQHNTLMRASGLTFLGLIGVPSWRTAEKRAIDLATLWLERIGLLERADDAAGNLPYGDQRRLEIARAMCTEPALLCLDEPAAGLNARESAGLSELLLSIREEHGASILLIEHDMSVVMEISDHVVVMDYGVKIAEGTPRDVRDDPKVIAAYLGADEEEAIAVMESGT; from the coding sequence ATGAGTGGCGACTGCATTCTTTCGGTCGATCGTCTGGCCATGCGGTTCGGCGGCATCGTCGCTGTCAATGATCTGTCGTTCGCCGCCGAGCGGCGCAAGATCACCGCCCTGATCGGACCGAACGGCGCCGGCAAGACCACCGTGTTCAACTGCATCACCGGCTTCTACAAACCGTCCGGCGGCACGATGCGGCTGACCCATGACGACGGCCGCAACATCCAGCTCGAACGGCTGAACGATTTCCGCATTTCAAAACATGCCAAGGTCGCGCGCACCTTCCAGAATATCCGGCTGTTTCCGGGCATGACCGCGCTGGAAAACCTGATGGTAGCGCAGCACAACACGCTGATGCGGGCGTCGGGCCTGACATTCCTCGGGCTGATCGGCGTGCCGTCCTGGCGCACGGCGGAAAAGCGCGCGATCGATCTGGCCACGCTGTGGCTCGAGCGCATCGGGCTGCTCGAACGCGCCGACGATGCCGCCGGCAATCTGCCCTATGGCGATCAGCGCCGTCTCGAGATCGCGCGCGCGATGTGCACGGAGCCGGCGCTGCTGTGCCTCGACGAGCCCGCCGCCGGCCTGAACGCGCGCGAAAGCGCGGGTTTGAGTGAATTGCTGCTTTCGATCCGCGAGGAGCACGGCGCCTCCATCCTGTTGATCGAGCACGACATGAGTGTGGTGATGGAAATTTCCGACCACGTCGTGGTGATGGATTACGGCGTCAAGATCGCCGAAGGTACGCCCAGGGACGTCCGCGACGATCCCAAGGTGATAGCCGCCTATCTCGGCGCCGACGAAGAGGAAGCGATCGCCGTGATGGAGAGCGGAACGTGA
- a CDS encoding ABC transporter ATP-binding protein, translating to MTAPSAAPLLAIRNLRAAYGKIEALKGVDLEIKPGEIVALIGANGAGKSTLMMTIFGRPRARSGKILFDGRDITEVPTHEIARLRIAQAPEGRRIFPRMSVAENLQMGADATECSEVERETGLERVFALFPRLKERMTQRGGTLSGGEQQMLAIGRALMSRPRLLMLDEPSLGLAPLIARQIFDAIRTLNRQDGLTVLIVEQNANHALRLAHRGYVMVNGLITLEGTGAELLQRPEIRAAYLEGGRRG from the coding sequence GTGACCGCGCCCTCCGCCGCGCCCCTGCTCGCGATCCGCAACCTTCGCGCCGCCTACGGCAAGATCGAGGCGCTGAAGGGCGTCGATCTCGAGATCAAACCGGGCGAGATCGTCGCCCTGATCGGCGCCAACGGAGCCGGCAAGTCGACGCTGATGATGACGATTTTCGGCAGGCCGCGCGCCCGCTCCGGCAAGATCCTGTTCGACGGCCGCGACATCACCGAAGTGCCGACCCACGAGATCGCGCGGCTGCGCATCGCGCAAGCGCCGGAAGGGCGCCGGATTTTCCCGCGCATGAGCGTGGCGGAAAATCTGCAGATGGGCGCCGACGCCACCGAGTGCAGCGAGGTCGAGCGCGAAACCGGACTTGAGCGCGTGTTCGCGCTGTTTCCCCGGCTCAAGGAGCGCATGACCCAGCGCGGCGGGACCTTGTCCGGCGGCGAGCAGCAGATGCTGGCGATCGGACGCGCGCTGATGAGCCGCCCTCGCCTGTTGATGCTGGACGAGCCCTCGCTGGGGCTCGCCCCCCTGATCGCGCGCCAGATTTTCGACGCAATCCGCACCCTGAACCGACAGGACGGCCTCACCGTGCTGATCGTCGAGCAGAACGCCAATCACGCGCTGCGGCTGGCCCATCGCGGCTATGTCATGGTCAACGGCCTGATTACGCTGGAAGGAACCGGCGCCGAACTGTTGCAGCGCCCGGAAATCCGCGCCGCCTATCTGGAGGGCGGCCGGCGGGGGTAG
- a CDS encoding branched-chain amino acid ABC transporter substrate-binding protein: MKSLKLIGLAFGASLALSTAAFAQDITIAVAGPMTGGESAFGRQMKNGADQAIADFNAAGGVLGKKLALDVEDDACDPKQARSVAEKIASAKIPFVAGHYCSSSSIPASEAYADGNVLQITPASTNPLYTERKLWNVARVCGRDDQQGLVAAQYIAKNYKGKNIAILNDKTTYGKGLADETKKALNKAGITEKLYESYNKGDKDFNAIVSRLKLEKIDLVYVGGYHQESGLILRQMRDQGLQTVLMAGDALADKEFASITGPAGAGTLFTFGPDPRNKPTAKAIVEKFKAKNIDPEGYTLYTYAAMQVWSQAVKKAGTTDPKKVMDTIKGGAWDTVIGKLEFDAKGDIKQLDYVVYKWDDKGNYTEINPKGS; the protein is encoded by the coding sequence ATGAAATCATTGAAACTGATCGGTCTGGCGTTCGGCGCTTCGTTGGCGCTGTCGACCGCGGCCTTTGCGCAGGACATCACCATCGCCGTGGCGGGCCCGATGACGGGCGGCGAATCCGCGTTCGGCCGCCAGATGAAGAACGGCGCCGACCAGGCGATAGCAGATTTCAACGCCGCCGGCGGTGTGCTCGGCAAGAAGCTGGCGCTGGATGTCGAGGACGACGCCTGCGATCCCAAGCAGGCGCGTTCGGTGGCTGAAAAGATCGCCAGTGCGAAGATCCCGTTCGTCGCCGGCCATTATTGCTCGTCGTCGTCGATCCCGGCGTCGGAAGCCTATGCCGACGGCAACGTGTTGCAGATTACGCCGGCCTCCACCAACCCGCTCTACACCGAGCGCAAGCTCTGGAACGTGGCGCGCGTCTGCGGCCGCGACGATCAGCAAGGCCTGGTCGCCGCCCAATACATCGCCAAGAACTACAAGGGCAAGAACATCGCCATCCTCAACGACAAGACCACCTACGGCAAGGGTCTCGCCGACGAGACCAAGAAGGCGCTCAACAAGGCCGGCATCACCGAAAAGTTGTACGAGTCCTACAACAAGGGCGACAAGGATTTTAATGCCATCGTGTCGCGCCTGAAGCTCGAAAAGATCGATCTGGTCTATGTCGGCGGCTATCATCAGGAATCCGGTCTGATCCTGCGCCAGATGCGCGATCAGGGCCTGCAGACGGTGCTGATGGCCGGCGATGCGCTAGCCGACAAGGAGTTCGCCTCGATCACCGGCCCCGCCGGTGCAGGCACGCTGTTCACCTTCGGTCCCGATCCGCGCAACAAGCCGACCGCCAAGGCCATCGTCGAGAAGTTCAAGGCCAAGAACATCGATCCCGAAGGCTACACGCTCTACACCTACGCCGCGATGCAGGTCTGGTCGCAGGCGGTGAAGAAGGCCGGCACAACCGATCCGAAGAAAGTCATGGACACAATCAAGGGCGGCGCCTGGGATACGGTGATCGGCAAGCTCGAGTTCGACGCCAAGGGCGACATCAAGCAGCTCGACTATGTCGTCTACAAATGGGACGACAAGGGCAACTATACCGAGATCAATCCGAAGGGCTCATAA
- a CDS encoding chromate resistance protein ChrB domain-containing protein produces the protein MDDRKHSISPDTLYARLGSEAAPIIVDVRRDADFTTAATLVADAFHRSPDNVELWQTDLPDGRQVVTYCLHGREVSQGVAAALRLMGVEANFLEGGIANWTEHGLPTHRNIGATPGKWVTREHPKIDRIACPWLIRRFIDPNAEFIYVPKDQVLAVAKQLGGIPYDIDGVEFTHEGERCSFDTIQRIYDIRDPALDHLATIVRGADTSRHDLSPQCGGLFAISLGLSAIFPDDHEMLKHGMVMYDALYTWCRSLQAETHNWPARAVGA, from the coding sequence ATGGACGACCGTAAACATTCCATTTCACCCGATACCCTTTATGCACGACTCGGCTCCGAAGCGGCGCCGATCATCGTCGATGTGCGGCGCGATGCGGATTTTACCACCGCCGCCACCCTTGTGGCCGACGCGTTTCATCGCTCTCCGGACAATGTAGAACTATGGCAAACCGATTTGCCCGATGGCCGCCAAGTCGTCACCTACTGCCTTCATGGACGCGAGGTTAGCCAGGGCGTCGCCGCTGCATTGCGCCTTATGGGGGTGGAGGCGAACTTCCTGGAAGGCGGCATTGCCAATTGGACTGAGCATGGACTGCCGACGCACCGCAACATCGGGGCAACTCCAGGGAAGTGGGTGACCCGCGAACACCCGAAGATCGATCGTATTGCCTGTCCCTGGCTGATTCGGCGCTTCATCGATCCCAATGCGGAATTCATCTATGTCCCGAAGGACCAGGTACTAGCTGTCGCTAAACAGTTGGGTGGGATCCCTTACGACATCGACGGCGTGGAATTCACGCATGAGGGCGAACGCTGCTCGTTCGATACCATCCAGCGCATCTACGACATCAGGGATCCTGCACTCGATCATCTCGCGACAATCGTCAGGGGCGCCGATACGTCGCGGCACGATCTGAGTCCTCAATGCGGCGGCCTGTTCGCCATTTCCCTTGGTCTGTCGGCGATTTTTCCGGACGACCACGAAATGCTGAAGCACGGCATGGTGATGTATGACGCGCTCTACACTTGGTGTCGCTCTCTGCAAGCCGAGACGCACAATTGGCCCGCTCGGGCGGTGGGCGCCTGA
- a CDS encoding superoxide dismutase, with amino-acid sequence MPYQAKPMSLDPKSIKGISEKVLVSHYENNYVGAVKRLNAIGVQLAELDFAKAPNFMVNGLKREELIAANSMILHEIYFDGLGGGAGASGPLAEAISRDFGSFDRWRTEFVAMGKAEGGGSGWVILSYSPRDKRLVNQWAADHTTTLAGGRPVLVLDMYEHAYHMDYGAAAARYVDIYMEAIRWENAAKLYDQYSRES; translated from the coding sequence ATGCCGTACCAAGCAAAGCCCATGTCACTCGACCCGAAGTCGATCAAGGGCATTTCGGAAAAGGTTCTCGTGAGCCATTATGAGAATAACTATGTTGGCGCCGTAAAGCGCCTCAACGCGATCGGCGTGCAGCTGGCCGAACTCGATTTTGCCAAAGCGCCGAATTTCATGGTCAACGGCCTGAAGCGTGAAGAACTGATCGCTGCGAACTCGATGATCCTGCACGAGATATATTTCGATGGGCTCGGCGGTGGCGCCGGCGCGAGCGGCCCGCTGGCGGAGGCAATCAGCCGCGATTTCGGCAGCTTCGACCGTTGGCGCACCGAATTTGTCGCGATGGGCAAGGCGGAAGGCGGCGGCTCCGGCTGGGTCATCCTTTCCTACTCGCCCCGCGACAAACGCCTCGTCAATCAATGGGCGGCGGACCACACCACGACACTCGCCGGCGGCCGGCCGGTGCTCGTGCTCGATATGTACGAGCACGCCTATCATATGGACTACGGTGCAGCCGCCGCACGCTATGTCGACATCTACATGGAGGCAATCCGCTGGGAGAACGCAGCGAAGCTGTACGATCAGTACAGCCGCGAAAGCTAG
- a CDS encoding P1 family peptidase has product MKNLLTDISGVRVGHAEDAALASGVTAVIFDSPAVAAIDVRGGGPGTREGALLDLANTVERIDAIALSGGSAFGLEAGGGVQAWLAEQGRGFAVRDAVIPIVPGAIMFDLLNGGDKAWGRFPPYRDLGYAAAAAAAETFALGSAGAGLGATTANFKGGLGSASAATPGGVRVAALAVVNAVGSVTVGDGPWFWAAPFEIGGELGGRGLPPAFTPDMLAMRIKGGAAATSVENTTLAVVVTDAILSKPQAKRLAMIAQTGFARAIYPVHAPLDGDVLFAAATCEKPIDPLAGLTELGMVAANVVARAIARGVHDATALPFLGALPAWQDRFG; this is encoded by the coding sequence ATGAAAAATCTCCTCACCGATATATCGGGCGTCCGCGTCGGCCATGCCGAGGATGCGGCACTGGCCTCCGGCGTCACCGCCGTGATTTTCGATTCCCCCGCGGTGGCGGCGATCGACGTGCGCGGCGGCGGGCCCGGCACCCGCGAGGGCGCGCTGCTCGACCTCGCCAACACCGTGGAACGGATCGACGCCATCGCGCTTTCCGGCGGTTCGGCGTTCGGGCTGGAGGCCGGCGGTGGGGTGCAGGCCTGGCTTGCCGAACAGGGCCGCGGCTTTGCGGTACGCGACGCGGTGATCCCGATCGTGCCCGGCGCGATCATGTTCGACCTTCTCAACGGCGGCGACAAGGCCTGGGGCCGCTTCCCGCCCTACCGCGATCTCGGCTATGCCGCGGCGGCCGCGGCGGCGGAGACTTTCGCGCTCGGCAGCGCCGGCGCCGGCCTCGGCGCGACGACCGCGAATTTCAAAGGCGGACTCGGCTCGGCGTCGGCGGCGACGCCGGGCGGCGTCCGGGTCGCCGCCCTCGCGGTGGTGAACGCGGTCGGCAGCGTCACCGTGGGGGATGGGCCATGGTTCTGGGCGGCGCCGTTTGAAATCGGCGGTGAATTGGGCGGCCGCGGATTGCCGCCGGCTTTCACGCCGGACATGCTGGCGATGCGCATCAAGGGCGGGGCGGCCGCAACCTCAGTGGAGAACACCACGCTCGCGGTGGTCGTCACCGACGCCATCCTGAGCAAACCCCAGGCCAAGCGGCTTGCGATGATCGCCCAGACCGGATTTGCCCGCGCGATCTATCCGGTGCACGCCCCGCTCGACGGCGACGTGCTGTTCGCTGCCGCAACGTGCGAAAAGCCGATCGATCCCCTTGCCGGCCTCACCGAACTCGGCATGGTCGCCGCCAATGTGGTCGCCCGGGCGATTGCGCGCGGCGTCCACGATGCGACCGCGCTGCCCTTCCTGGGCGCGCTGCCGGCGTGGCAGGACCGGTTCGGATAA
- a CDS encoding EF-hand domain-containing protein — protein MLLALGAAASAIDALQSLTSSKSTSPQTTGFTQSSTTPFDTTSSQAQTGSPPPVTGGSAFTQISPETMSALLAAQSQSSTAASTSTASTTSASTTSASTDPSSALQDLFSQIDTNGDGQISKTEFESALGAGGTNLAQADDVFNKLDANGDGSVSLDEMQKALQGAGGKGGHHHHHVADSNGDSTGSTSGTTGSSAGGSSSDALLQALSGASSTAVTNSDGSTTTSVTYADGSKVTMTSPAASTTSSSGTSSSSATSSYNMIEQMIQREAQAISSGASASLSMNV, from the coding sequence ATGCTGCTTGCCCTTGGCGCCGCTGCGTCCGCAATCGACGCGCTGCAATCGCTGACCTCGTCGAAGTCGACGTCGCCGCAGACCACCGGCTTTACCCAGAGTTCGACCACTCCGTTCGATACCACCAGCAGCCAGGCGCAGACAGGAAGTCCGCCCCCGGTTACCGGCGGCAGTGCATTCACCCAGATCTCGCCGGAGACGATGAGCGCGCTGCTGGCGGCGCAAAGCCAGTCCTCGACGGCAGCATCCACATCGACGGCATCGACCACATCGGCATCCACCACATCGGCATCCACCGATCCCTCCAGCGCGCTGCAGGACCTGTTCTCGCAGATCGATACCAACGGCGATGGCCAGATCAGCAAGACGGAATTCGAAAGCGCGCTCGGCGCCGGCGGCACCAACCTCGCGCAGGCCGACGACGTCTTCAACAAGCTCGACGCCAATGGCGACGGGTCGGTCAGCCTCGACGAGATGCAGAAAGCATTGCAGGGGGCAGGCGGCAAGGGCGGCCACCACCATCACCATGTCGCCGACAGCAACGGCGATTCCACCGGATCGACTTCCGGCACCACCGGCTCAAGCGCCGGCGGATCTAGCTCCGATGCCTTGCTGCAGGCGCTGAGCGGCGCTTCCTCCACCGCGGTGACCAACAGCGACGGCTCGACCACGACGTCGGTGACCTATGCCGACGGATCGAAGGTGACGATGACCTCGCCGGCTGCATCGACGACCTCTTCCAGCGGGACGTCGTCCTCCAGCGCGACGTCTTCCTACAATATGATCGAGCAGATGATTCAGCGCGAGGCGCAGGCGATTTCGTCCGGAGCCTCCGCGTCGCTTTCCATGAACGTCTGA